One segment of Kogia breviceps isolate mKogBre1 chromosome 14, mKogBre1 haplotype 1, whole genome shotgun sequence DNA contains the following:
- the HAGHL gene encoding hydroxyacylglutathione hydrolase-like protein isoform X1 — translation MKVKVIPVLEDNYMYLVIEEHTREAVAVDVAVPKRLLEIVGREGVSLTTVLTTHHHWDHTQGNTELARLLPGLVILGADERICALTRRLAHGEELRFGAIHVRCLLTPGHTLGHMSYFLWEDECLDPPAVFSGDALSVAGCGSRLETTAQQMYHSLVETLGTLPPETKVFCGHEHTLGNLEFAQKVEPWNNHVKAKLSWAKKRDEDDVPTVPSTLGEELLYNPFLRVAEEPVRKFTGKVAPAEVLEVLCRERESFERAAEPLQPQARALLALQWGLLSMPRPK, via the exons ATGAAGGTTAAAGTCATCCCTGTGCTTGAGGACAACTACATGTACCTGGTCATCGAGGAGCACACGCGGGAGGCTGTGGCCGTGGACGTGGCCGTGCCCAAAAGG CTGCTGGAGATCGTGGGCCGGGAGGGGGTATCACTGACAACTGTGCTGACCACCCATCACCACTG GGACCACACCCAGGGCAACACGGAGCTGGCAAGGCTGCTACCTGGCCTGGTAATACTGGGCGCAGATGAGCGCATCTGTGCGCTGACCCGCAGGCTGGCACATGGCGAGGAGCTGCGG TTTGGGGCCATCCACGTGCGCTGCCTCCTGACGCCCGGCCACACCTTGGGCCACATGAGCTACTTCCTGTGGGAAGATGAGTGTCTGGACCCGCCTGCCGTGTTCTCGG GGGACGCATTGTCTGTGGCTGGCTGCGGCTCACGCCTGGAGACCACAGCTCAGCAGATGTACCACAGCTTGGTGGAGACCCTGGGCACCCTGCCCCCTGAGACA AAGGTGTTCTGTGGTCACGAGCACACACTGGGCAACCTCGAGTTTGCACAAAAAGTGGAGCCTTGGAACAACCACGTGAAGGCCAAGCTATCGTGGGCCAAG AAGAGGGATGAGGATGATGTGCCCACGGTGCCCTCAACCCTGGGCGAGGAGCTCCTTTACAACCCCTTCCTGAGGGTGGC AGAGGAGCCTGTGCGCAAGTTCACAGGAAAGGTCGCCCCAGCTGAAGTCCTGGAAGTGCTCTGCAGAGAGCGAGAAAGCTTTGAGCGGGCAGCTGAGCCGCTTCAGCCACAGGCCCGGGCACTCCTTGCGCTGCAGTGGGGGCTCCTGAGCATGCCCCGGCCAAAGTGA
- the HAGHL gene encoding hydroxyacylglutathione hydrolase-like protein isoform X2, whose product MKVKVIPVLEDNYMYLVIEEHTREAVAVDVAVPKRLLEIVGREGVSLTTVLTTHHHWDHTQGNTELARLLPGLVILGADERICALTRRLAHGEELRFGAIHVRCLLTPGHTLGHMSYFLWEDECLDPPAVFSGDALSVAGCGSRLETTAQQMYHSLVETLGTLPPETVFCGHEHTLGNLEFAQKVEPWNNHVKAKLSWAKKRDEDDVPTVPSTLGEELLYNPFLRVAEEPVRKFTGKVAPAEVLEVLCRERESFERAAEPLQPQARALLALQWGLLSMPRPK is encoded by the exons ATGAAGGTTAAAGTCATCCCTGTGCTTGAGGACAACTACATGTACCTGGTCATCGAGGAGCACACGCGGGAGGCTGTGGCCGTGGACGTGGCCGTGCCCAAAAGG CTGCTGGAGATCGTGGGCCGGGAGGGGGTATCACTGACAACTGTGCTGACCACCCATCACCACTG GGACCACACCCAGGGCAACACGGAGCTGGCAAGGCTGCTACCTGGCCTGGTAATACTGGGCGCAGATGAGCGCATCTGTGCGCTGACCCGCAGGCTGGCACATGGCGAGGAGCTGCGG TTTGGGGCCATCCACGTGCGCTGCCTCCTGACGCCCGGCCACACCTTGGGCCACATGAGCTACTTCCTGTGGGAAGATGAGTGTCTGGACCCGCCTGCCGTGTTCTCGG GGGACGCATTGTCTGTGGCTGGCTGCGGCTCACGCCTGGAGACCACAGCTCAGCAGATGTACCACAGCTTGGTGGAGACCCTGGGCACCCTGCCCCCTGAGACA GTGTTCTGTGGTCACGAGCACACACTGGGCAACCTCGAGTTTGCACAAAAAGTGGAGCCTTGGAACAACCACGTGAAGGCCAAGCTATCGTGGGCCAAG AAGAGGGATGAGGATGATGTGCCCACGGTGCCCTCAACCCTGGGCGAGGAGCTCCTTTACAACCCCTTCCTGAGGGTGGC AGAGGAGCCTGTGCGCAAGTTCACAGGAAAGGTCGCCCCAGCTGAAGTCCTGGAAGTGCTCTGCAGAGAGCGAGAAAGCTTTGAGCGGGCAGCTGAGCCGCTTCAGCCACAGGCCCGGGCACTCCTTGCGCTGCAGTGGGGGCTCCTGAGCATGCCCCGGCCAAAGTGA
- the CCDC78 gene encoding coiled-coil domain-containing protein 78 yields the protein MEYVAAPGPYSGAPPRATKNVLPRAETWLPGVPGGTPTWATNLETEVPSNLELSEEQRLQVCKELVDLQIKTHRLKEQHEAEIFELTSEVLWLESRVLELELHGEQAAPAEADPGHHQALAQELGHKALGQGHSNHHRLQAQPKDFLTAENEQQKLGNGPQGEVNRAPEQHKAWQQALETHVAALGWQLQGAQEEARTAGQQLSAQALVLSACRGQLHQTEAENARLQLQLKKLNEEYAIRLQHCARVVAGFADGAGPKPASTALRTFLETTLEDIRGAHHSREQQLARAARTYRKRLADLSRRHEELLAAHRAPRTPKATSGAATSDVEPPPLHMVTKFGHLREDQARLEKQLQKLQAQKEPSEASQGRPLEQQGLEAASWAQIRQKLQDFSRGTQAELETERAQLLVRATMAEEQLSELQEYIDQHLGRYKQEILTLRKLVGIGHPWKAGATPPAKPQHPRTRSR from the exons ATGGAGTATGTGGCAGCCCCAGGCCCCTACTCAGGGGCCCCACCTCGGGCCACCAAGAAT GTTCTGCCACGGGCCGAGACCTGGCTGCCAGGAGTCCCTGGAGGTACCCCAACCTGGGCCACCAACCTTGAGACAGAGGTTCCCTCAAATCTAGAGCTGAGTGAGGAGCAGCGGCTGCAG GTCTGCAAGGAGCTGGTGGACCTGCAGATCAAAACCCATCGCCTGAAGGAGCAACATGAGGCTGAAATCTTCGAGCTGACGAGTGAG GTCCTGTGGCTGGAGAGCCGGGTGCTGGAGCTAGAGCTGCACGGAGAGCAGGCAGCCCCAGCAGAAGCTGATCCGGGGCACCACCAGGCACTGGCACAGGAGCTTGGGCACAAGGCCTTGGGTCAAGGACACTCCAACCACCACAGACTCCAG GCACAGCCCAAGGACTTCCTGACCGCTGAGAACGAGCAGCAGAAGCTAGGGAATGGT CCACAGGGAGAAGTAAATCGGGCGCCAGAGCAGCACAAGGCTTGGCAACAGGCACTGGAGACGCATGT GGCAGCCCTGGGCTGGCAGctgcagggagcccaggaggaGGCCAGGACAGCTGGGCAGCAACTGTCTGCACAAGCCTTG GTATTGTCTGCCTGCCGGGGCCAGCTCCACCAGACTGAAGCAGAGAACGCCCGGCTGCAGCTGCAACTCAAGAAGCTGAATGAGGAGTACGCCATCCGACTGCAGCACTGCGCCCGAGTCGTGGCT GGCTTTGCAGATGGTGCAGGCCCGAAGCCTGCATCCACAGCCCTTCGGACATTCCTGGAAACCACTCTGGAGGACATTCGGGGGGCACATCACAGCCGCGAGCAACAGCTGGCCCGGGCTGCTCGCACCTACCGCAAGCGCCTGGCAGATCTGAGCCGGAGGCACGAGGAGCTGCTGGCTGCCCACAG GGCACCCAGGACCCCCAAGGCTACCTCTGGTGCAGCCACCTCAGACGTGGAGCCGCCGCCCCTGCACATGGTCACCAAATTTGGCCACCTGAGAGAGGACCAAGCTAGGCTGGAGAAGCAGCTCCAGAAGCTCCAGGCCCAG AAAGAACCCAGTGAAGCCTCTCAGGGGAGACCATTGGAGCAACA GGGCCTGGAAGCTGCATCCTGGGCCCAGATCCGCCAGAAGCTACAGGACTTCTCCCGTGGCACCCAG GCAGAGTTGGAAACGGAGAGAGCACAGCTACTAGTCCGAGCCACGATGGCTGAGGAACAACTTTCTGAGCTACAAGAGTACATAGACCAGCACCTGGGCAG ATACAAGCAGGAGATCCTGACGCTGAGGAAGCTGGTGGGTATAGGACACCCCTGGAAAGCGGGGGCCACACCTCCAGCCAAGCCGCAGCACCCAAGGACCCGCAGCCGTTAG
- the ANTKMT gene encoding adenine nucleotide translocase lysine N-methyltransferase isoform X2, producing the protein MLYSQNHEGSPGPQGSAVRNPREGPWTRTERNASGPAAQALPAASGVSPRPPLPARRFGSAMEQDDPAEALTELRERRLGALELLQVAAGSGLVAYAVWALLLQPGFRRVPLRLQVPYVGASARQVEHVLSFLRGRPGKMVDLGSGDGRIVLAAHKCGLRPAVGYELNPWLVGLAWLHAWRAGCAGNVSYRRENLWKLPLLEDKLQAELPEGARVVSGRFPLPTWQPVAVLGEGLDRVWAYDVRSGGPAGQAVPGPNSASVPGAPNSQVG; encoded by the exons ATGCTGTACAGCCAGAACCACGAGGGTAGCCCCGGACCCCAGGGCTCCGCGGTCCGGAACCCGCGGGAGGGTCCCTGGACCCGGACGGAGCGGAACGCGAGCGGACCGGCCGCTCAGGCTCTCCCGGCCGCTTCCGGTGTCTCGCCGCGGCCGCCTCTTCCGGCGCGGCGCTTCGGGTCTG CCATGGAGCAGGACGACCCAGCCGAGGCGTTGACGGAGCTGCGCGAGCGGCGGCTAGGCGCGTTGGAGCTGCTGCAGGTGGCGGCGGGCTCGGGCCTGGTCGCCTACGCCGTGTGGGCGCTGCTGCTGCAGCCGGGCTTCCGCCGCGTGCCGCTGCGGCTGCAG GTGCCTTATGTTGGCGCGAGTGCCAGGCAGGTGGAGCACGTGTTGTCGTTTCTGCGAGGCCGTCCAGGAAAGATGGTGGATCTGGGCTCTGGTGACGGTAGGATT GTGCTGGCTGCCCACAAGTGCGGTCTCCGCCCAGCTGTGGGCTATGAGCTGAACCCGTGGCTGGTGGGGCTGGCATGGCTGCATGCCTGGAGGGCAGGATGTGCGGGCAATGTCAGCTACCGCCGTGAGAACCTCTGGAAG CTCCCACTGCTGGAGGACAAGCTACAGGCAGAATTGCCTGAGGGAGCCCGAGTGGTGTCTGggcgcttccccctccccacctggcaACCTGTGGCTGTACTGGGTGAGGGCCTGGACCGCGTCTGGGCCTATGATGTCCGCAGTGGTGGGCCAGCTGGGCAGGCTGTCCCAGGGCCTAATTCTGCCTCCGTACCTGGAGCCCCCAATTCTCAGGTTGGCTGA
- the ANTKMT gene encoding adenine nucleotide translocase lysine N-methyltransferase isoform X1: MLYSQNHEGSPGPQGSAVRNPREGPWTRTERNASGPAAQALPAASGVSPRPPLPARRFGSAMEQDDPAEALTELRERRLGALELLQVAAGSGLVAYAVWALLLQPGFRRVPLRLQVPYVGASARQVEHVLSFLRGRPGKMVDLGSGDGRIVLAAHKCGLRPAVGYELNPWLVGLAWLHAWRAGCAGNVSYRRENLWKVSLRNCYNVSVFLAPSVLPLLEDKLQAELPEGARVVSGRFPLPTWQPVAVLGEGLDRVWAYDVRSGGPAGQAVPGPNSASVPGAPNSQVG; this comes from the exons ATGCTGTACAGCCAGAACCACGAGGGTAGCCCCGGACCCCAGGGCTCCGCGGTCCGGAACCCGCGGGAGGGTCCCTGGACCCGGACGGAGCGGAACGCGAGCGGACCGGCCGCTCAGGCTCTCCCGGCCGCTTCCGGTGTCTCGCCGCGGCCGCCTCTTCCGGCGCGGCGCTTCGGGTCTG CCATGGAGCAGGACGACCCAGCCGAGGCGTTGACGGAGCTGCGCGAGCGGCGGCTAGGCGCGTTGGAGCTGCTGCAGGTGGCGGCGGGCTCGGGCCTGGTCGCCTACGCCGTGTGGGCGCTGCTGCTGCAGCCGGGCTTCCGCCGCGTGCCGCTGCGGCTGCAG GTGCCTTATGTTGGCGCGAGTGCCAGGCAGGTGGAGCACGTGTTGTCGTTTCTGCGAGGCCGTCCAGGAAAGATGGTGGATCTGGGCTCTGGTGACGGTAGGATT GTGCTGGCTGCCCACAAGTGCGGTCTCCGCCCAGCTGTGGGCTATGAGCTGAACCCGTGGCTGGTGGGGCTGGCATGGCTGCATGCCTGGAGGGCAGGATGTGCGGGCAATGTCAGCTACCGCCGTGAGAACCTCTGGAAG GTGAGCCTGAGGAACTGCTACAATGTGTCTGTGTTCCTGGCTCCTAGCGTG CTCCCACTGCTGGAGGACAAGCTACAGGCAGAATTGCCTGAGGGAGCCCGAGTGGTGTCTGggcgcttccccctccccacctggcaACCTGTGGCTGTACTGGGTGAGGGCCTGGACCGCGTCTGGGCCTATGATGTCCGCAGTGGTGGGCCAGCTGGGCAGGCTGTCCCAGGGCCTAATTCTGCCTCCGTACCTGGAGCCCCCAATTCTCAGGTTGGCTGA
- the METRN gene encoding LOW QUALITY PROTEIN: meteorin (The sequence of the model RefSeq protein was modified relative to this genomic sequence to represent the inferred CDS: inserted 2 bases in 1 codon), which produces MGDGSLGTSLGESHPDELPSPRGSSGHXTSTPAKGLEDSGSTRTASKARLEAGVSGVSGGVPRGGDTEHVRPLSPLPSASWATGWSAHPRERRCNWWKVRAPRRNWPLGPPTASRQLPGSQPGGRPAGAGGGGCAGPGPTPRLLPPRPRASPRAMPPPALLCALCFGLLATAARAGYSEDRCSWRGSGLTQEPGSVGQLALACAEGGIEWLYPAGALRLTLGGSDPGARPGIACLRPARPFAGAQVFAERAGGVLELLLAEGPGPAGGRCVRWGPRERRALFLQATPHPDISRRVASFRFELREDGRPELPPQAHGLSADAACRPCSDAELLLAVCTSDFVIHGTIHGVAHDTELQESVITVAAARVLRQTLPLFRVGGPGGQAQASIHTPLHCGVHPGPGTFLFMGWSRFGEAWLGCAPRFQEFSRAYTAAHADHLHPCEVVLD; this is translated from the exons ATGGGGGATGGAAGCCTAGGTACCAGTCTTGGAGAGAGCCACCCAGATgaactcccctcccccagaggtTCCAGTGGGCA TACCTCCACCCCGGCCAAGGGCTTGGAGGACAGTGGCTCGACCAGGACAGCAAGCAAGGCGAGGCTGGAGGCGGGGGTGTCGGGGGTAAGTGGGGGGGTACCTCGAGGAGGTGACACGGAACACGTCCGGCCGTTGAGCCCCCTCCCCAGCGCCTCCTGGGCCACGGGCTGGTCCGCCCACCCCCGAGAGCGCCGTTGCAATTGGTGGAAAGTTCGGGCACCGCGGCGCAATTGGCCGCTCGGCCCGCCCACTGCCTCCCGGCAGCTTCCAGGCTCCCAGCCGGGTGGGCGGCCGGCAGGCGCGGGCGGTGGGGGCTGCGCGGGGCCGGGGCCAACGCCCCGGCTGCTCCCGCCGCGCCCCCGCGCGTCCCCGCGCGCCATGCCGCCCCCGGCGCTGCTCTGCGCCCTTTGCTTCGGCCTCTTGGCCACGGCAGCCCGCGCCGGCTACTCGGAGGACCGCTGCAGCTGGAGGGGCAG CGGCCTGACCCAGGAGCCCGGCAGCGTGGGACAGCTCGCCCTGGCCTGTGCGGAGGGCGGGATCGAGTGGCTGTACCCGGCCGGGGCGCTGCGCCTCACCCTGGGCGGCTCCGACCCCGGCGCGCGGCCCGGCATCGCCTGCCTGCGGCCGGCGCGGCCCTTCGCAGGCGCCCAAGTCTTCGCGGAGCGGGCGGGCGGCGTGCTGGAGCTGCTGCTGGCCGAGGGCCCAGGCCCGGCCGGGGGCCGATGCGTGCGCTGGGGTCCCCGCGAGCGCCGGGCCCTCTTCCTGCAGGCCACCCCGCATCCCGACATCAGCCGTCGCGTGGCCTCCTTCCGTTTCGAACTGCGGGAGGACGGGCGTCCAGAGCTGCCTCCGCAGGCCCACGGCCTCAGTGCGGATG CTGCCTGCAGACCCTGCAGTGATGCCGAGCTCCTTTTGGCCGTGTGCACCAGCGACTTTG TGATCCATGGAACCATCCACGGGGTTGCCCACgacacagagctgcaggagtctGTTATCACCGTGGCCGCCGCCCGTGTCCTCCGCCAGACATTGCCGCTGTTCCGGGTGGGGGGCCCTGGGGGCCAGGCTCAGGCCTCCATTCACACCCCACTGCACTGTGGCGTCCACCCTGGCCCTGGAACCTTCCTCTTCATGGGCTGGAGCCGCTTCGGTGAGGCCTGGCTGGGCTGTGCACCCCGCTTCCAAGAATTCAGCCGTGCCTACACGGCTGCCCATGCTGACCACCTCCACCCCTGTGAGGTGGTGCTGGACTGA